From Lemur catta isolate mLemCat1 chromosome 19, mLemCat1.pri, whole genome shotgun sequence, a single genomic window includes:
- the LOC123624190 gene encoding aurora kinase C-like gives MSDPRSVVPMGKDEPAGEQGAAGPETPPPSNAIRRRFTIDEFDIGPPLGKGKFGNVYLARLKENHFTVALKVLFKSHIEKEGLEHQLCREIKMHWHLQHPNILRLYNYFHDAHRVYLILEYAPRGELYTELQKNQKFDEQQTATIIEDLADALTYCHDKKVIHRDIKPENLLLGFRGEVKIADFGWSVHTPSLRRNTVSGTLDYLPPEMIEGRTYDAKMDLWCIGVLCYELLVGNPPFESASHDETYKRILKVDVRFPLSMPLGAQDLISKLLRYNPQERLPLTEILKHPWVRAHSRGMLPF, from the exons ATGAGTGACCCCAGGTCTGTGGTGCCGATGGGCAAAGATGAGCCCGCAGGTGAGCAAG GTGCAGCAGGCCCGGAAACCCCGCCGCCCAGCAACGCGATCAG GCGGCGCTTCACAATTGATGAGTTTGATATCGGGCCTCCTTTGGGCAAGGGGAAATTTGGGAATGTGTACCTGGCTCGCCTCAAGGAAAACCATTTTACTGTGGCCCTGAAGGTTCTTTTCAAGTCCCACATAGAGAAGGAAGGACTGGAGCACCAGCTATGCAGGGAAATTAAAATGCACTGGCATCTACA ACATCCCAATATCCTAAGGCTGTACAATTACTTCCATGATGCTCACCGGGTATACCTGATCCTGGAATATGCTCCAAGGGGTGAGCTCTACACGGAGCTGCAGAAAAACCAGAAATTCGATGAGCAGCAAACAGCCACG ATAATAGAGGACTTGGCAGATGCCTTGACTTACTGCCATGACAAGAAAGTGATTCACAGGGATATTAAGCCAGAAAACCTGCTTCTGGGATTCAGGGGTGAGGTGAAGATTGCAGATTTTGGCTGGTCTGTGCACACGCCCTCTTTGAG GAGAAACACAGTGTCTGGAACACTGGACTACCTGCCTCCAGAAATGATCGAGGGGAGAACATATGATGCGAAGATGGATTTGTGGTGCATTGGGGTGCTCTGCTATGAGCTGCTGGTGGGAAATCCACCCTTTGAGAGCGCCTCCCACGATGAGACCTACAAACGCATCCTCAAG GTAGATGTGAGGTTCCCCCTATCAATGCCTTTGGGAGCTCAGGACTTGATCTCCAAGCTTCTCAGATACAATCCTCAGGAGCGGCTGCCCCTGACCGAGATCCTGAAGCACCCCTGGGTCCGGGCCCATTCGCGGGGGATGCTGCCTTTCTGA